A genomic segment from Syngnathus scovelli strain Florida chromosome 3, RoL_Ssco_1.2, whole genome shotgun sequence encodes:
- the me2 gene encoding NAD-dependent malic enzyme, mitochondrial, with translation MLSRLRSSFSLRPAFVPACRWAHTKEKGKPLMLNPRTNKGMAFSLQERQILGLHGLLPPKVETQDLQAMRFQKNLKKMTDPLEKYIYLMGIQERNERLFYRVLMEDIEELMPIVYTPTVGLACTQYGHIFRRPKGLFISILDKGHIRSILDNWPETNVAAVVVTDGERILGLGDLGVYGMGIPVGKLCLYTACAGIRPERCLPVTIDVGTNNETLLKDPLYMGLYQRRDRSQAYDDLIDEFMEAVVDKYGQDTLIQFEDFGNHNAFRFLRKYREKYCTFNDDIQGTAAVALAGLLAAQRATGKPITDHRVLFLGAGEAALGIANLIVMAMMESGMSQAEAREKIWMFDKDGLLVKGRLQATDINQEAFVHDSPGNVQSFLDAVNTIRPTAIIGVAGAGRLFSHDVIKAMGALNERPIIFALSNPTVKAECTAEDAYTLTDGRCLFASGSPFGPVTLSDGRVLTPGQGNNAYIFPGVALAVILSGVRHISDTVFLEAAKTLADQLSDKELEEGRLYPPLSNIREVSLQMAVKVVEYVYAKGMAFRYPEPVDKNALVHATAWNTNYDSFLPDTYDWPGVSFSPQSKN, from the exons ATGTTGTCGCGGCTGAGGAGTAGCTTTTCCTTGAGGCCTGCCTTCGTGCCTGCCTGCAGATGGGCGCACACCAAAGAGAAGGGCAAACCGTTAATGCTCAACCCCCGCACCAATAAA GGAATGGCCTTTTCTTTACAGGAGCGACAGATCTTGGGCTTACATGGCCTGCTGCCTCCTAAAGTAGAAACGCAAGACCTCCAGGCCATGCGATTCCAGAAGAATCTCAAGAAAATGACAGATCCCCTTGAAAA GTACATTTATCTGATGGGCATCCAGGAGCGAAACGAGAGGCTCTTCTACCGAGTGCTGATGGAAGACATCGAGGAGCTGATGCCCATCGTCTACACTCCCACCGTCGGACTGGCCTGCACGCAGTATGGACATATCTTTAGACGACCCAA AGGCTTGTTCATTTCCATTCTGGATAAAGGACACATCCGCTCCATCTTGGACAACTGGCCAGAGACCAATGTGGCC GCAGTCGTGGTGACTGACGGCGAGCGTATTTTGGGCCTGGGGGACCTGGGCGTCTATGGCATGGGAATCCCCGTTGGCAAACTCTGCCTGTACACTGCGTGCGCCGGCATCAGACCTGAGAGGTGCCTGCCCGTCACCATTGACGTCGGCACAAACAACGAG ACTCTCCTCAAGGATCCGCTCTACATGGGCTTGTACCAGAGGAGAGACCGCTCTCAGGCTTACGACGACCTCATCGACGAGTTCATGGAGGCCGTGGTGGACAAATATGGGCAGGACACGCTGATTCAGTTTGAGGATTTTGGGAACCACAATGCCTTTCGcttcctcaggaagtacagggAGAAGTACTGCACCTTCAATGATGACATCCAAG GCACCGCAGCTGTGGCGCTTGCTGGTCTGCTTGCAGCTCAGAGAGCCACTGGGAAGCCCATCACAGACCACAGAGTGCTTTTTCTCGGAGCCGGAGAG GCTGCTCTCGGCATCGCAAACCTGATTGTCATGGCCATGATGGAGTCAGGCATGTCGCAGGCGGAAGCCAGGGAGAAGATCTGGATGTTCGACAAAGACGGCTTACTCGTTAAG GGAAGGCTGCAGGCAACGGACATCAACCAGGAAGCATTTGTTCACGACAGTCCTGGGAACGTTCAAAGCTTTTTGGATGCTGTCAACACCATCAGACCAACAGCTATCATCG GCGTAGCGGGAGCCGGTCGACTGTTCAGCCACGATGTCATCAAGGCCATGGGTGCCCTGAACGAGCGACCCATCATCTTCGCCCTGAGCAACCCCACCGTCAAAGCAGAATGCACCGCCGAGGACGCCTACACGCTTACAGAT ggtaGATGTCTTTTTGCCAGCGGTAGTCCATTTGGACCTGTGACGCTGAGTGATGGACGAGTCCTCACTCCAGGACAAGGCAACAACGCTTACATCTTTCCGG GTGTGGCTCTGGCTGTCATCCTGAGCGGCGTTCGCCATATCAGTGACACGGTGTTCTTGGAGGCTGCCAAG ACTCTGGCAGATCAGCTGAGCGACAAAGAGCTGGAAGAAGGCCGACTgtacccacctctgtccaacatCCGAGaagtttctctccagatggctgTCAAG GTGGTGGAGTACGTGTACGCCAAAGGCATGGCGTTTCGCTACCCGGAGCCTGTGGACAAGAACGCCCTTGTGCACGCCACTGCGTGGAACACAAACTACGACTCCTTTCTACCTGACACCTACGACTGGCCTGGGGTCAGCTTCAGCCCCCAGTCTAAGAACTAG